A genomic window from Astatotilapia calliptera chromosome 12, fAstCal1.2, whole genome shotgun sequence includes:
- the coq5 gene encoding 2-methoxy-6-polyprenyl-1,4-benzoquinol methylase, mitochondrial, with product MAASVRLLVRQAIRLSHRNITVTAAGVSARPSCRCFSESAEERSTHFGFETVSEAEKAKRVYKVFENVAQKYDIMNDAMSLGIHRLWKDMLLHAMHPQPGARLLDVAGGTGDISFRFLEYVRSQRERQQRRAVRFGQTLSLQDISNSYSTIETDGPRESTAVVCDINKEMLKVGKEKAESLGITAGLSWVVGDAEELPFDDDQFDIYTIAFGIRNVTHIDQALQEALRVLKPGGRFMCLEFSKVTNPLLARLYDAYSFQIIPVLGEVIAGDWKSYQYLVESIRKFPSQEEFKSMIEDAGFYCVQYYNFTGGVVALHSGFKL from the exons ATGGCGGCGTCCGTGAGGTTGCTTGTCCGTCAAGCGATCCGACTTTCTCACAGAAACATCACCGTTACAGCCGCCGGGGTTTCTGCTCGGCCGTCCTGTCGATGTTTTAGCGAATCAGCCGAAGAAAGAAGTACGCATTTTGGTTTTGAGACCGTGTCGGAAGCAGAGAAGGCGAAAAGAG tataTAAAGTTTTTGAGAATGTGGCACAGAAGTATGACATAATGAATGATGCCATGAGTTTGGGGATTCATCGACTGTGGAAGGACATGCTGCTGCATGCGATGCATCCGCAGCCTGGTGCTCGGCTCCTGGACGTGGCGGGTGGAACAG GTGACATTTCTTTCCGTTTCCTGGAGTACGTTCGCTCTCAGCGGGAGCGGCAACAGAGGCGGGCGGTACGCTTCGGCCAGACGCTGTCATTGCAGGACATTTCCAACAGCTACTCCACGATAGAGACGGACGGGCCCCGGGAGTCAACGGCTGTTGTCTGTGACATCAACAAAGAGATGCTCAAAGTGGGAAAGGAGAAAGCTGAGAGCTTGGGCATCACTGCTG GTCTATCATGGGTGGTTGGCGACGCAGAGGAACTGCCCTTTGATGACGACCAGTTCGATATATACACCATCGCCTTCGGCATTCGAAACGTTACTCATATAGATCAG GCACTGCAGGAGGCTCTGCGGGTCCTGAAACCTGGCGGCAGGTTTATGTGCTTAGAGTTCAGCAAAGTGACAAATCCCCTGTTAGCAAg GCTTTATGATGCGTACAGTTTCCAGATAATCCCAGTGTTGGGAGAGGTTATTGCTGGAGACTGGAAGTCTTATCAGTATTTAGTAGAGAGCATCCGCAAGTTCCCCAGCCAG GAGGAGTTCAAATCCATGATTGAAGATGCAGGTTTCTATTGTGTGCAATACTACAATTTCACAGGTGGAGTTGTGGCTCTTCACTCTGGTTTCAAGCTGTGA